In Macrobrachium rosenbergii isolate ZJJX-2024 chromosome 16, ASM4041242v1, whole genome shotgun sequence, a single genomic region encodes these proteins:
- the LOC136846923 gene encoding uncharacterized protein, which produces MYLFLELSQESWYLEVSQESWYLELSRESWYLEVSLLGVISGIMGLGGVSGIMVLGDISGIIALGGIMGLGGISGIMVQGGISGIMALRGISGIMVLGGIWSSEFDSFISRVPY; this is translated from the exons ATGTATCTCTTCTTGGAGTTATCTCAGGAATCATGGTACTTGGAGGTATCTCAGGAATCATGGTACTTGGAATTATCTCGGGAATCATGGTACTTGGAGGTATCTCTTCTTGGAGTTATCTCGGGAATCATGGGACTCGGAGGTGTCTCAGGAATCATGGTACTCGGAGATATCTCGGGAATCATAGCACTTGGAG gaaTCATGGGACTTGGAGGTATCTCAGGAATCATGGTACAAGGAGGTATCTCAGGAATCATGGCACTGAGAGGTATCTCAGGAATCATGGTACTGGGAGGTATCTGGTCTTCTGAATTTGATAGCTTCATATCTCGAGTACCATATTAA
- the LOC136846925 gene encoding UPF0746 protein DDB_G0281095-like codes for MQQQQQVEKQKQMQQQLEKQKQLQQQQQLGKRNQLQQQQQPEKQKQLQQQRQLEKQKQMQQQQQPEKQKQLQQQRSKLQQQQQLEKQKQLQQQQQLEKQKQLQQQLEKQKQMQQQQQPEKQKQLQ; via the coding sequence atgcagcaacagcaacaggttgaaaaacaaaagcagatgCAGCAACAGCTTGAAAAGCAAAAGCAActgcagcaacaacagcagcttGGAAAACGAAATCAGctgcagcaacaacaacagcctgaaaaacaaaagcagttgCAGCAACAACGACAGctagaaaaacaaaagcagatgcagcaacaacagcagcctgaaaaacaaaagcagttgCAGCAACAACGCAGCAAattgcagcaacagcaacagcttgagaaacaaaagcagctgcagcaacaacagcagcttGAAAAgcaaaagcagctgcagcaacagcttgaaaaacaaaagcagatgcagcaacaacagcagcctgaaaaacaaaagcagctgCAATAA
- the LOC136846922 gene encoding homeobox protein ESX1-like, which translates to MIPEIPPSTMIPEIPPSTKIPEIPLSSMIPEIPPSTMIPEIPPNSKIPEIPPSTVMPGIPPSTTMPEIPPSTMIPEIPLSTMIPEIPPSTMIPEIPPGTKIPEIPPSTVMHGIPPSTMIPEIPPNTMIPPSTMIPEIPPSTTIPEIWRIK; encoded by the coding sequence ATGATTCCCGAGATACCTCCAAGTACCATGATTCCTGAGATACCTCCAAGCACCAAGATTCCTGAGATACCTCTGAGTAGCATGATTCCCGAGATACCTCCTAGTACCATGATTCCTGAGATACCTCCGAACTCCAAGATTCCTGAGATACCTCCGAGTACCGTGATGCCTGGGATACCACCAAGTACCACGATGCCTGAGATACCCCCAAGTACCATGATTCCTGAGATACCTCTGAGTACCATGATTCCTGAGATACCTCCAAGTACCATGATTCCTGAGATACCTCCGGGCACCAAGATTCCTGAGATACCTCCGAGTACCGTGATGCATGGGATACCACCAAGTACCATGATTCCTGAGATACCTCCAAATACCATGATACCACCAAGTACCATGATTCCTGAGATACCTCCAAGTACCACGATTCCTGAGATCtggagaataaaataa
- the LOC136846924 gene encoding coiled-coil domain-containing protein 89-like codes for MYQEREPPQRFSFVQADGELYRGQLEIAEQQLAALKTEMFENIIEKHRLLSENEGLKLENERLRKDNSYLHGRLFTNEQELKRTNAKLEDYESTCLLKEQRIRELTRSLKNLQEELLHARRRGDFGNLDESARRLQDDVNKLKRINEDLPAQIHRSLERDKLSEELRDKILQLEELRVLYERQALELNESRRTIQDLMRHGRPIWK; via the coding sequence atgtatCAAGAAAGAGAACCTCCTCAGAGATTTTCCTTCGTGCAAGCTGATGGTGAGCTCTACAGAGGCCAGCTAGAGATAGCCGAGCAGCAATTGGCCGCGctaaaaacagaaatgtttgaaaatatcatTGAAAAGCATAGGCTGCTAAGTGAAAATGAAGGCCTCAAGCTGGAGAACGAGAGGTTAAGGAAGGACAATTCTTATCTACATGGACGGCTGTTCACCAACGAACAGGAATTAAAACGCACCAACGCCAAGCTAGAAGATTACGAATCAACGTGTCTTTTGAAGGAGCAGCGGATACGAGAACTGACACGTTCTTTAAAGaacctccaagaggaacttctCCATGCTCGCAGACGCGGCGACTTCGGAAACCTGGACGAGAGCGCCAGAAGACTACAGGATGATGTCAACAAACTCAAGAGGATAAATGAAGATTTACCAGCGCAGATCCACCGATCTTTGGAGAGGGATAAGCTGTCGGAAGAGCTGAGAGACAAGATATTGCAGCTGGAGGAACTCCGCGTTCTCTACGAGCGCCAGGCACTTGAGTTAAATGAGAGTAGACGCACTATTCAGGACCTGATGAGACACGGCAGGCCAATTTGGAAATAA